The DNA window CGAAGTCAGAATTCTATTAAAACCCCGGGGATAAATCTTCTAAATATTATGACTATGAAAAAGATTATCTCAATTATTTCATCAATAATTACAATTTTAGCGGGAATTGTTTTTATGCACTCCTGTAGACAGCAGGACGATGATCAGGCTTTAGAGCAGGACTTTAAGTTTGAAAAATCAATAAGTAAACTATCCAACAGAAATGCGGATAGTCTAAATCAAGTATCGAATTCAGGTGAATTTGATGCGGCAGAAATTGACTATAAAGATCCACCTCCTAAAAATGGTGGACAGTGGAAAATCAAAAACTAATCAAACTGTTTGTATATATGCAGTGCGCAATGCATATATAACGAACAGATCATGAGGTAAGTCAGAGGCATCTTTTCCAATGGTAATAGAAATTAAAAATTGCTTCCTTTGAGACAAATTTATCCTTAAAATACCAATCACTGCCACATTTTGAAGGGTATCATATTACTTCTTTAAGTTTATCCATTAAAAATTATATTATATGGATATTTTACTTAAAAACCTCTCGTATTTTAGATCAAACCTTCAAGAATTACTATACACCAATTATCCTGAAAAGGCTTACGATTCTAAATTTATTTCTCAACGTTCAAATTGGGCTTTTAAAGCTTATGAAGGTGCTATTCAAGGTAAAAATACTGAAGAAGAAGCTGAGAGAATCGCAAATTCTATTCTTTTTGAAGCTCTATATTTTTCCAAGTTCAATACAATTTTTCAAGTTGTCACCTACGAATTCGACACCTTTTTTGTTGATGAAGAGATAAGACCATTTTCTCTAAAAATGCTGAATGTCTGCGATGATATATTTAAAAAATATGATCTAACGGATGACTTTGCGTATAGTACTGACTATGATTATCTTTATAACGATATCAAAGCTATTATTAGTGAATGGATTAAAAAGAACTTGAATTTATAATCTCTAATAAAAAGCATCCTACATCACCTTATTGAAAATCCAAAGAATTGCTACAGACCTGTTTGATAGCAGTTTTTTTATTATATGTTTTCGGTCAAAAACATAACTAATAATGCCAAATTAATCCTTAAAATTCCCTGAAAAGCCAATTTAATCAACGGATACAGATTCCCAATAATTTCACTTGCAAATTTAATTTTTCAGATATGCAAGGAGATGATGATTTAAGAGGATTAGCAAAAATTATTGCTTTTATGAGGGCCGTAAGTATCGTTCTGATACTTATGCATTTTTATTGGTTTTGTTATAGTGCATTTGCAGACAAGGGCTGGAACATAGAGGTGGTCAACCGAATTTTAAGCAACTTCCAAAGGACGGCAGGTTTATTTTCACATACTCTTTATACGAAGGCTTTTGCATTCCTGCTTCTTGCATTAAGCTGCTTGGGAACGAAAGGAGTGAAAAATGAAAAAATTACCTGGACAAAAATTAATACCATTTTATTAGTAGGATTTGTATTTTATTTTCTAAACACATCATTACTATTACTTTCTCCCGACATAGGCTTCTTTTTATACATTCTTACGACAAGTATTGGATATATTTCATTGATGGTAGGTGGTATTTGGCTAAGCCGGCTTTTAAAGAACAATCTGATGGATGATGTCTTTAATAGCGAAAATGAAAGCTTCATGCAGGAAACCAAATTGATGGAGAACGAATATTCGGTAAACTTACCAACTAAATTCTATTATAAAGGAAAATGGAATGATGGATGGATCAACATTGTTAACCCTTTTCGTGCGACAATCGTACTGGGAACCCCCGGATCGGGAAAATCATATGCCGTCGTCAATAATTTTATCAAACAGCATATTGAGAAGGGTTTTGCGATGTATATCTATGACTTTAAATTCCCAGATCTCTCAACTATAGCATATAATCACCTGTTAAGGAATACTCACTGCTACAAGGTAAAACCAAAGTTCTATGTAATCAATTTTGATAATCCCCGCGAAAGTCACAGAAGTAACCCAATCAATCCCAAATTTATGACGGACATCTCTGATGCATATGAGTCTGCGTACACAATTATGCTGAACCTCAA is part of the Chryseobacterium lactis genome and encodes:
- a CDS encoding DUF1896 family protein; protein product: MDILLKNLSYFRSNLQELLYTNYPEKAYDSKFISQRSNWAFKAYEGAIQGKNTEEEAERIANSILFEALYFSKFNTIFQVVTYEFDTFFVDEEIRPFSLKMLNVCDDIFKKYDLTDDFAYSTDYDYLYNDIKAIISEWIKKNLNL